The Paenibacillus sp. RUD330 genome has a segment encoding these proteins:
- a CDS encoding SAM-dependent methyltransferase yields the protein METKSLTALVSAFSRAYHAEHNPVKIFDDRIARLLLTDEEYGGISANMSQAIAFFKPGFSGTREQALRQVVDHQLSPTPLGRAAFAEQALASAAALGARQYLIFAAGYDTFAYRQPEWASQLDIFEIDHPVTAADKQARLSGLDMDPPPNLHFISADLREPDWRRHVLASPGFNPERVSFCSLLGISYYLAKEDFRQLLSGIASLLPAGSGIVFDYPDEQTFTPQAGERAQKQLMMAARAGEPMQAAYSRSELERMLEGLGWRIDRHLEPEEVTLQLFQAYNDSQPEHPIAAFDHVNYCLAVKR from the coding sequence ATGGAAACAAAAAGCTTGACGGCACTCGTCAGCGCTTTCTCGCGCGCCTACCACGCCGAGCACAATCCGGTCAAAATCTTCGACGACCGGATCGCCAGGCTGCTGCTGACCGACGAAGAGTACGGCGGCATCTCCGCCAACATGTCGCAGGCGATCGCGTTCTTCAAGCCCGGGTTCTCCGGGACGAGGGAGCAGGCTCTCCGCCAGGTTGTCGACCATCAGCTTTCGCCCACTCCGCTCGGGCGGGCGGCCTTTGCCGAGCAGGCACTGGCTTCTGCCGCCGCGCTTGGAGCCCGGCAGTACCTCATCTTCGCCGCTGGCTACGATACGTTCGCCTACCGCCAGCCGGAATGGGCCTCGCAGCTCGACATCTTCGAGATCGACCATCCCGTCACCGCCGCCGACAAGCAGGCCCGCTTATCCGGCCTGGACATGGACCCGCCTCCCAATCTTCATTTCATCTCCGCCGACCTCCGCGAGCCGGACTGGCGGAGGCATGTGCTGGCCAGCCCCGGATTCAATCCCGAGCGGGTCAGCTTCTGCAGCCTGCTGGGCATCAGCTACTACCTGGCCAAAGAGGACTTCCGGCAGCTGCTGTCCGGCATCGCCTCCCTGCTTCCGGCCGGCAGCGGCATCGTCTTCGATTATCCGGATGAGCAGACCTTCACTCCGCAGGCAGGCGAACGGGCGCAGAAGCAGCTCATGATGGCCGCCCGTGCCGGCGAGCCGATGCAGGCAGCCTACTCCCGCTCCGAGCTGGAGCGGATGCTTGAAGGGCTGGGCTGGCGGATCGATCGGCATCTGGAGCCGGAAGAAGTCACCCTTCAGCTGTTCCAAGCCTATAATGACAGCCAGCCTGAGCACCCGATTGCGGCTTTCGATCATGTGAACTATTGCTTGGCGGTCAAAAGGTAG
- a CDS encoding bifunctional glycosyltransferase family 2/GtrA family protein: MTILIPSYEPDERLLALVGSLKEVSSDPILVVDDGSGERYRTIFDSLEKTGCTVLTHRSNQGKGSALKTGFDYVRRQGGGEGVVCADSDGQHLPGDILRITEAVREHRRHIVLGSRQFTGKVPMRSRFGNSATRMVYALATGRPVQDTQTGLRGYSSDMLDWLCEVPGERFEYEMNMLLEAPQAGYGLVEVPIDTVYLEDNKSSHFRPLADSARVYFPFLKFCASSGFAAIVDFSLLLLLQWLTSSLLLSVIGARLCSSIFNYTMNRRMVFDPGNKAAIRKSLPRYFSLVLVIVLLNYGLMLLFHSGIGIPLVAAKLMTEASLFLFSYWAQRQFVYALEAKATDC, translated from the coding sequence ATGACGATCCTGATTCCCTCCTACGAGCCGGATGAGCGGCTTCTCGCCCTTGTCGGCAGCCTGAAGGAGGTCAGCTCCGACCCGATTCTGGTCGTGGACGACGGCAGCGGCGAGCGCTACCGGACGATCTTCGATTCCTTGGAGAAAACGGGCTGCACCGTGCTGACGCATCGGTCGAACCAAGGCAAAGGCAGCGCGCTCAAGACCGGCTTCGACTATGTGCGGCGGCAGGGCGGCGGCGAAGGCGTCGTCTGCGCCGACAGCGACGGGCAGCATCTGCCGGGAGACATTCTGCGGATTACGGAGGCGGTCCGCGAGCATCGCCGCCATATCGTGCTCGGCAGCCGGCAATTCACCGGCAAGGTTCCCATGCGGAGCCGCTTCGGGAATTCGGCGACGCGGATGGTCTATGCCCTCGCGACAGGAAGGCCTGTCCAGGATACGCAGACCGGCCTGCGCGGGTATTCCTCCGACATGCTGGACTGGCTGTGCGAGGTTCCGGGCGAGCGCTTCGAATACGAGATGAACATGCTGCTCGAAGCTCCCCAAGCCGGCTACGGACTGGTCGAGGTGCCGATCGACACCGTCTATCTCGAGGACAACAAGTCCTCCCATTTCCGCCCGCTCGCCGATTCCGCCCGGGTCTACTTTCCGTTCCTGAAGTTCTGCGCGTCCTCCGGGTTCGCCGCGATTGTGGACTTCTCGCTGCTGCTCCTGCTCCAATGGCTGACGTCCAGCCTGCTCCTGTCGGTCATCGGAGCGCGGCTATGCAGCTCCATCTTCAATTACACGATGAATCGCCGCATGGTTTTCGACCCTGGCAATAAGGCCGCGATCCGAAAATCGCTGCCCCGGTACTTCTCGCTCGTTCTAGTGATCGTCCTGCTGAACTACGGCCTGATGCTCCTCTTCCATTCCGGCATCGGCATTCCGCTTGTCGCCGCCAAGCTGATGACGGAAGCTTCCCTCTTCCTGTTCAGCTATTGGGCGCAGCGGCAATTTGTATACGCACTGGAGGCCAAAGCGACAGACTGTTGA
- a CDS encoding phosphodiester glycosidase family protein has product MFRRRKKTKIIAIIAMFLLILSAVLYRLADRYLIEHAEVVVAPNSTAVRQTTAASSTAQVQSDDWNYSDDNQTISIQKVQTGSGSDAVTYFVADVKFADSANVLTALAKNTFGTNITENTSAIAAANNAVLAINGDYYGFRSDGVIIRNGTLYRDEPARDGLALLGNGTLETYDEEQTSSADLLAEGATNTFSFGPVLVKDGEVAGDFSSVRIDSNFGNRSIQDSNPRTGIGMIAPNHLVFVVVDGRSSGYSRGMTLTEFADLFKKLGATEAYNLDGGGSSTMYFMGRVVNNPLGKGRERGVSDIIYVPES; this is encoded by the coding sequence ATGTTCCGCCGGCGCAAAAAAACCAAAATCATCGCCATCATCGCGATGTTCCTCCTCATCCTGTCCGCCGTCCTGTACCGTCTGGCAGACCGCTATCTGATCGAGCATGCCGAAGTCGTCGTCGCCCCGAACAGCACCGCCGTCAGGCAGACGACGGCCGCTTCGTCCACAGCGCAGGTCCAGTCGGATGACTGGAATTATTCCGATGACAACCAGACGATAAGCATCCAGAAAGTCCAGACAGGCTCCGGCTCGGATGCCGTCACCTACTTCGTGGCGGACGTGAAATTTGCCGACAGCGCGAACGTGCTGACCGCCCTGGCGAAAAACACCTTCGGCACGAACATCACCGAAAACACGTCGGCGATCGCTGCGGCGAACAACGCCGTGCTGGCGATCAACGGCGACTACTACGGCTTCCGCAGCGATGGAGTGATCATCCGCAACGGCACCTTGTACCGGGACGAGCCGGCGCGCGACGGCCTGGCGCTGCTCGGCAACGGCACCCTGGAAACCTATGACGAAGAACAGACCTCCTCCGCCGACCTGCTTGCCGAGGGAGCGACGAACACATTCTCCTTCGGCCCGGTTCTCGTGAAGGACGGCGAGGTCGCAGGCGACTTCAGCAGCGTGCGCATCGACAGCAACTTCGGCAACCGTTCCATTCAAGACTCCAATCCTCGGACCGGAATCGGGATGATCGCGCCCAACCATCTGGTGTTTGTCGTGGTCGACGGAAGGAGCAGCGGCTACAGCCGCGGCATGACGCTCACCGAGTTCGCGGACCTGTTCAAGAAGCTCGGCGCCACCGAGGCCTACAATCTCGACGGAGGCGGATCGTCCACGATGTACTTCATGGGCCGGGTCGTGAACAATCCGCTCGGCAAAGGCCGCGAGCGAGGCGTGAGCGACATCATCTATGTTCCCGAGTCCTAA
- a CDS encoding tetrahydrofolate dehydrogenase/cyclohydrolase catalytic domain-containing protein, with amino-acid sequence MPEQTLILDGARVAGEIKEQLARRVEALAGKGVVPCLVTILVGNDPASETYVRMKGNACRKLGMESKRIHLDSGTTTGGLVDVIRGLNEDPAVHGILLQHPVPEQIDEREAFEAIAIDKDVDGVTALGFAQNAFGYAAYPSCTPAAIVAILDYYGLPIEGKHAVVVGRSPILGKPVSLMLLNRNATVTVCHSRTQRLSEIVALGDIVVAAVGKPKFIQGEWIKEGAVVLDAGYNEGNVGDADYEACAVRASAITPVPAGVGPVTIAMLLKHTVDAAEKACSAR; translated from the coding sequence ATGCCGGAGCAAACGCTGATATTGGATGGGGCCCGAGTGGCCGGGGAAATCAAGGAGCAGTTGGCCAGAAGAGTCGAAGCTCTTGCCGGAAAAGGAGTCGTGCCGTGCCTGGTTACGATCCTGGTGGGGAATGATCCGGCTTCGGAGACGTACGTCCGCATGAAGGGCAATGCCTGCCGCAAGCTCGGCATGGAGTCCAAGAGAATCCATCTCGATTCGGGAACGACGACAGGCGGGCTGGTGGACGTGATCCGCGGACTGAACGAGGATCCCGCCGTTCACGGCATCCTGCTGCAGCATCCCGTGCCGGAGCAGATCGACGAGAGGGAGGCGTTCGAGGCCATCGCGATCGACAAGGATGTGGACGGGGTCACGGCGCTCGGCTTTGCGCAAAACGCCTTCGGATACGCAGCCTATCCCTCCTGCACGCCTGCGGCCATCGTCGCCATTCTCGACTATTACGGCCTTCCGATCGAGGGCAAGCATGCCGTCGTCGTCGGACGCAGTCCGATCCTTGGCAAGCCGGTGTCGCTCATGCTCCTGAACCGCAACGCGACGGTGACCGTCTGCCATTCCAGGACGCAGCGGCTCAGCGAGATCGTAGCGCTTGGAGATATCGTCGTGGCGGCCGTCGGCAAGCCGAAGTTCATTCAGGGAGAATGGATCAAGGAAGGCGCCGTCGTTCTCGATGCCGGCTACAACGAAGGAAATGTCGGCGACGCCGACTACGAGGCCTGCGCCGTCAGGGCGAGCGCGATCACCCCGGTTCCCGCAGGAGTAGGTCCGGTCACGATCGCGATGCTGCTCAAGCATACGGTGGATGCGGCGGAGAAAGCCTGCTCCGCCCGTTGA
- a CDS encoding transporter produces MGFMLPTPPGLPGGFPGGFPGGAPGGVPGGFPGGVPGGGPGSVPGGPAGGAQAPSSPPPQAVPQKPLVSTFAVDPGAISGCSFRFTYIWPRFGPGFWFYPVFVGRTSVAGFRWTGFSWAFSGLDLQSVESFTC; encoded by the coding sequence ATGGGTTTCATGCTTCCTACGCCCCCGGGATTGCCCGGAGGATTTCCGGGCGGGTTCCCAGGCGGTGCGCCAGGCGGTGTTCCGGGCGGGTTCCCGGGCGGAGTTCCGGGCGGTGGGCCGGGCAGTGTTCCCGGCGGTCCGGCAGGCGGGGCTCAGGCCCCCTCCTCGCCGCCGCCTCAAGCGGTGCCGCAGAAGCCGCTCGTCTCGACCTTCGCCGTAGATCCCGGCGCCATCTCGGGCTGCTCCTTCCGCTTCACGTACATCTGGCCCCGTTTCGGGCCCGGCTTCTGGTTCTATCCCGTCTTTGTCGGGCGCACATCCGTCGCAGGGTTCCGCTGGACCGGATTCAGCTGGGCATTCTCAGGCCTGGATCTGCAGAGCGTCGAATCCTTCACCTGTTAA
- a CDS encoding TerC family protein, with product MDFALLMEYGWVLLVLIALEGLLAADNALVLAIMVKHLPEKERKKALFYGLAGAFVFRFASLFVISFLVDVWQVQAIGALYLLFIALNHIFRKVIVKKGERNAEPHTGAKPKAGFWPTVIKVELADIAFAVDSILAAVALAVALPATSLPKIGGMDGGHFAVIFLGGFIGLLIMRFAANWFVKLLESRPSLEVAAFVIVGWVGVKLAVHTLAHPALHVIPHDFAESTAWKLTFYIVLVLIAACGWFLSGKAKPEVKAETGSSM from the coding sequence ATGGATTTCGCTTTATTGATGGAATATGGATGGGTGCTGCTCGTCCTCATTGCCCTGGAAGGATTGCTGGCGGCCGACAATGCGCTCGTGCTGGCGATCATGGTGAAACATCTGCCGGAGAAGGAACGCAAGAAAGCTCTCTTCTACGGCCTCGCCGGAGCGTTCGTGTTCCGCTTCGCGTCCCTGTTCGTCATCTCGTTCCTCGTGGACGTATGGCAGGTTCAGGCGATAGGAGCGCTGTACCTCCTGTTTATTGCCCTCAATCACATCTTCCGTAAAGTGATCGTCAAAAAAGGCGAGCGGAACGCGGAGCCGCATACCGGAGCCAAGCCCAAAGCCGGGTTCTGGCCGACGGTCATCAAGGTGGAGCTGGCGGACATCGCCTTCGCCGTCGACTCCATCCTGGCTGCTGTGGCGCTGGCCGTGGCGCTGCCGGCGACGAGCCTGCCGAAGATCGGCGGCATGGACGGCGGCCACTTCGCCGTCATCTTCCTGGGCGGCTTCATCGGCCTCCTGATCATGCGATTCGCGGCCAACTGGTTCGTCAAGCTGCTCGAGAGCAGGCCGTCGCTCGAAGTCGCCGCCTTTGTCATCGTCGGCTGGGTGGGCGTCAAGCTGGCGGTGCACACGCTGGCGCATCCCGCGCTCCATGTCATCCCGCATGACTTTGCCGAATCGACAGCCTGGAAGCTGACGTTCTACATCGTGCTTGTGCTGATTGCGGCCTGCGGCTGGTTCTTGTCCGGCAAGGCCAAGCCGGAGGTGAAAGCGGAGACGGGAAGCTCGATGTAA
- a CDS encoding ABC-F family ATP-binding cassette domain-containing protein → MSVIRLENVTKKYEDALIFREIYFRVGQGERVAVIGRNGAGKSTLFKLIMGKDEPTSGKVEVDPKARIGYFSQFSEMSGSLSVQQELELCFEQVALIERELQEVAEKLGTVTDDGEMDRLLSRQAELFEQMEHLDGWNVSVEINTVLTKLGFNDRSRHQPVDELSGGWRNRAALAKLLVEQPDVVLLDEPTNYLDIEGIAWLEQWLYRFGGAMILISHDRQFIDKVVTRTIEIENYHFQEYEGNYTDYVRKKKMRKKELDRQFEWEEELLLMESEAIDSRAERKAAKDRLSRKLADSRKRIEPHPVNVLITDIYERLRFPDKLAEVKAIGQAYGGRTIFENVSFDIQKEDRLVIAGPNGSGKSTLIKALTGQEKPERGEVSWEKGVGYAYFNRMWEELDPKDTVSHAVNTYGLGLDAPRKKVNKFLSMLQFSEADLSKTIGNLSGGQKARVALAKCLLSGSAVIILDEPTNHLDLTSIQVMEQALIHFPGAVVTVSHDRFFIDKIGTKMLAFDPEAGVTMQNL, encoded by the coding sequence ATGAGCGTCATAAGGCTAGAAAATGTCACGAAGAAATACGAGGATGCTCTCATATTTCGCGAAATTTATTTTCGCGTGGGCCAGGGCGAGCGCGTCGCCGTCATCGGGCGCAACGGCGCCGGCAAGTCGACGCTGTTCAAGCTGATCATGGGCAAGGATGAGCCGACATCGGGCAAGGTGGAGGTCGATCCGAAGGCGCGGATCGGCTACTTCTCCCAATTTTCGGAGATGAGCGGCAGCCTGTCCGTCCAGCAGGAGCTGGAGCTGTGCTTCGAGCAGGTGGCTCTGATCGAGCGGGAGCTGCAGGAGGTGGCGGAGAAGCTGGGAACTGTCACGGATGACGGCGAGATGGACCGGCTGCTGTCGAGGCAGGCGGAGCTGTTCGAGCAGATGGAGCATCTGGACGGCTGGAACGTGTCCGTCGAAATCAATACGGTGCTGACGAAGCTCGGGTTCAACGACCGCTCGCGCCATCAGCCGGTGGACGAGCTGTCGGGAGGCTGGCGCAACCGCGCCGCGCTCGCCAAGCTGCTCGTGGAGCAGCCTGATGTCGTCCTGCTCGACGAGCCGACCAACTATCTGGACATTGAGGGAATCGCTTGGCTGGAGCAGTGGCTGTACCGGTTCGGCGGCGCCATGATCCTGATTTCCCATGACCGGCAGTTCATCGACAAGGTCGTCACGCGGACGATCGAGATCGAGAATTATCATTTCCAGGAGTATGAAGGAAACTACACCGACTACGTCCGCAAGAAGAAGATGCGCAAGAAGGAGCTCGACCGCCAGTTCGAGTGGGAGGAGGAGCTCCTGCTCATGGAGTCGGAGGCGATCGACAGCCGGGCGGAGCGCAAGGCGGCCAAGGACCGTCTGTCGCGCAAGCTGGCCGACAGCAGGAAGCGGATCGAGCCTCATCCCGTGAACGTGCTCATCACCGACATTTACGAGAGGCTCCGGTTCCCGGACAAGCTGGCGGAGGTCAAAGCAATCGGACAAGCCTACGGCGGCCGGACCATCTTCGAGAACGTCAGCTTCGATATCCAGAAGGAAGACCGTCTCGTCATCGCCGGTCCGAACGGAAGCGGCAAGTCGACGCTCATCAAGGCGCTTACGGGACAGGAGAAGCCGGAGAGAGGCGAGGTGAGCTGGGAGAAGGGCGTCGGGTACGCCTACTTCAACCGCATGTGGGAGGAGCTCGATCCGAAGGATACGGTCAGCCATGCCGTGAACACGTATGGGCTGGGGCTGGACGCGCCGCGCAAGAAGGTGAACAAGTTCCTGTCGATGCTCCAGTTCTCCGAGGCGGATCTCAGCAAGACGATCGGCAATCTGTCCGGCGGACAGAAGGCGAGGGTGGCGCTGGCCAAGTGCCTCCTGTCCGGCTCCGCCGTCATCATCCTCGACGAGCCGACGAACCATCTCGATCTGACGAGCATCCAGGTCATGGAGCAGGCGCTGATCCATTTCCCCGGCGCCGTTGTGACGGTCAGCCATGACCGCTTCTTCATCGACAAGATCGGCACGAAGATGCTGGCCTTCGATCCGGAGGCCGGGGTGACGATGCAGAATCTGTGA
- a CDS encoding 2Fe-2S iron-sulfur cluster-binding protein codes for MPTIQIEGREALQASEGTKLVLALEDNGVDVLHRCGGNSRCTTCAVEVLSGGAPEMGEAEAATLRSKGIEDPAVRLSCQIRLEEDLEIRLIKTASSTGLEPGPRPQD; via the coding sequence ATGCCGACGATTCAAATCGAGGGAAGAGAAGCTCTTCAGGCGAGCGAAGGCACGAAGCTCGTGCTCGCGCTGGAGGATAACGGGGTCGATGTGCTCCACCGCTGCGGCGGCAACTCCCGATGCACCACTTGCGCCGTGGAAGTGCTGTCCGGCGGCGCTCCCGAGATGGGAGAAGCCGAAGCGGCTACTCTACGGAGCAAAGGCATCGAGGACCCGGCCGTCCGGCTGTCCTGCCAGATCAGGCTGGAGGAAGACCTCGAGATCCGGCTGATCAAGACGGCTTCTTCAACGGGCTTGGAGCCCGGGCCGCGTCCCCAGGACTGA
- a CDS encoding glycerate kinase has product MKIILAPDSYKGTLTAAQVCAIMERGIRAELPGASFDAVPMADGGEGTLDAVVAAAGGRLRGAAVSGPLGAAISARYGTIRQGEEDWAVIETAEVVGLPMLKPEERGPLRTTSRGLGETMLAALDAGYRRIVIGLGGSSTNDGGMGMLAALGMRFLDGCGEELTGFGEDLAAVETIDPSGLDPRLAACALVAASDVANPLLGAEGATRVYGPQKGADADAVERLELAMARYADRMAAIAPPGLAESPGAGAAGGLGFAMLALGAAIEPGAAVVARLCGLAERIRRGDCVVTGEGCSDAQTKYGKLPLHVAGCASAEGKPVYLLSGSLGEGWTELLPHFSACLSTVMRPSTSEAALAQAESNLYEASRNLGRLLGAGGR; this is encoded by the coding sequence ATGAAGATCATCCTCGCGCCCGATTCCTACAAAGGAACGCTGACCGCTGCTCAAGTATGCGCCATCATGGAGCGGGGCATCCGGGCCGAGCTGCCGGGTGCCTCGTTCGATGCCGTTCCGATGGCCGACGGCGGGGAAGGAACGCTCGACGCGGTCGTAGCCGCGGCAGGGGGCAGGCTGCGCGGAGCCGCGGTCAGCGGACCGCTTGGAGCGGCGATATCCGCCCGTTATGGAACCATCCGGCAAGGAGAGGAGGACTGGGCCGTCATCGAGACGGCGGAGGTCGTCGGCTTGCCGATGCTGAAGCCGGAGGAGCGCGGCCCGCTTCGCACGACGTCCAGAGGCCTCGGCGAGACGATGCTGGCGGCGCTGGATGCGGGATATCGCCGCATCGTGATCGGGCTTGGCGGAAGCTCGACCAACGACGGCGGGATGGGCATGCTCGCCGCGCTCGGCATGCGCTTCCTGGACGGCTGCGGTGAGGAGCTGACAGGCTTCGGAGAGGATCTGGCCGCCGTCGAGACGATCGATCCGTCGGGGCTGGACCCGAGGCTGGCGGCCTGCGCCCTGGTCGCGGCCAGCGACGTCGCCAATCCGCTGCTCGGTGCGGAAGGGGCTACCCGCGTCTACGGTCCGCAAAAAGGCGCGGATGCGGACGCTGTCGAGCGGCTGGAGCTGGCGATGGCCCGGTATGCGGATAGAATGGCGGCGATCGCGCCGCCGGGACTGGCCGAGTCTCCGGGCGCCGGAGCGGCGGGAGGACTGGGCTTCGCGATGCTGGCGCTTGGCGCCGCCATCGAGCCGGGCGCCGCCGTCGTCGCCCGGCTGTGCGGCCTGGCGGAGCGGATCCGGAGGGGAGACTGCGTCGTCACGGGCGAGGGCTGCAGCGACGCGCAGACGAAGTACGGCAAGCTGCCGCTGCATGTGGCCGGCTGCGCCAGCGCCGAGGGCAAGCCGGTCTACCTGCTCTCCGGCAGCCTCGGAGAGGGCTGGACGGAGCTGCTGCCCCATTTCTCCGCATGCTTGTCGACCGTCATGCGGCCGTCGACGTCCGAAGCGGCTCTCGCCCAAGCCGAATCCAATCTGTACGAGGCGTCGCGGAATCTCGGGCGCCTGCTTGGAGCCGGCGGCCGGTAG
- a CDS encoding GNAT family protein — MSTLKGNRIELSFVEEKDAPALLKLEQSNKDFFQLYSGTKTGRFYTLEAQEERIAGAMKQREQDRGYQMLIRLQAAPEVIGTIALTEVARGNLQSAWLGYMLDRGHNGQGLMTEAVRLLVPYAFGELDLHRLEAGVMPHHEGSIRVLAKAGFQKEGLARKNVRINGRWEDHVTLAIVREEPEELPKSDRA, encoded by the coding sequence ATGTCGACGCTGAAAGGAAACCGCATCGAGCTGAGCTTTGTCGAAGAGAAGGACGCGCCTGCCTTGCTGAAGCTCGAGCAGAGCAACAAGGATTTTTTCCAGCTGTATTCCGGAACGAAGACCGGACGGTTCTACACGCTGGAAGCGCAGGAGGAGAGGATCGCCGGCGCCATGAAGCAGCGGGAGCAGGACAGAGGCTATCAAATGCTGATCCGGCTGCAGGCAGCGCCGGAGGTGATCGGGACGATCGCGCTGACCGAGGTCGCCCGCGGCAATCTGCAGAGCGCCTGGCTCGGCTACATGCTCGACCGCGGGCACAACGGCCAAGGGCTCATGACCGAAGCGGTGCGGCTTCTCGTCCCTTATGCCTTCGGCGAGCTCGATCTGCACCGCCTTGAGGCGGGCGTGATGCCGCATCATGAAGGCTCCATCCGAGTGCTTGCGAAGGCCGGGTTCCAGAAGGAAGGCCTGGCCCGCAAAAACGTGCGGATCAACGGCCGCTGGGAGGATCATGTGACGCTGGCCATCGTCCGCGAGGAGCCGGAGGAGCTGCCGAAGTCCGACCGGGCTTGA
- a CDS encoding DinB family protein produces MDAKQLILLDLRETRRRFLKTAEGIPDVRLAWRPDAAALSIGQMIRHVLLHDRSWLLILKEGRLPTEEERELLWNSPFISVKEEADRTELHHIRFLDYVSSLDAADFATKKIRWPHKPIERLLGDALERKSYHDAVHTGQLLQYMRMLQLERPDIWD; encoded by the coding sequence ATGGACGCCAAACAACTCATCCTGCTGGATCTGCGCGAAACCCGCCGGCGCTTCCTCAAGACGGCCGAAGGCATCCCGGATGTCCGGCTGGCCTGGCGGCCCGACGCCGCGGCCCTGTCGATCGGACAGATGATCCGCCATGTGCTGCTGCATGACCGCTCCTGGCTGCTGATCTTGAAGGAAGGCCGCCTGCCGACGGAAGAGGAGAGGGAGCTGCTGTGGAATTCCCCCTTCATCAGCGTCAAAGAAGAAGCGGACCGGACGGAGCTCCACCACATCCGCTTCCTCGACTATGTCTCTTCCCTCGACGCGGCCGACTTCGCCACGAAGAAGATCCGATGGCCGCATAAGCCTATCGAGAGGCTGCTCGGCGACGCCTTGGAGCGGAAATCGTATCACGATGCCGTCCATACCGGCCAGCTGCTCCAATACATGCGGATGCTGCAGCTCGAGAGGCCGGATATATGGGATTGA